A single window of Oncorhynchus clarkii lewisi isolate Uvic-CL-2024 chromosome 10, UVic_Ocla_1.0, whole genome shotgun sequence DNA harbors:
- the LOC139419134 gene encoding fibrous sheath CABYR-binding protein-like isoform X1, with translation MFFCRSAWRRLGLLARMAVALPLSRNVVPVRQMSVGIPGGSATNVAYAVLCGGGLTAAVVYAYKTVNGDSERYNDRLAEMNSRPKEAAPAAEEAAPAAEEAAPAAEEAAPAAEEVESPEEPAPVEAEVLAEVVAEAPAAAEEVVAEVAVLEAVAEVAAEPEVVAVEEAPAVEVAMVTEEAPPEADAEAVIEDVADAAPGVVEEVVAVEAADAVSDITSASMKLLASSEIAAASVAERRLMHAVQHLEDRPEESSLAPAEDILDSLEVPEAKVEEEVLSVEAEVAEAPAAEVLETEEPKPEEEAVVAAPNVTEEVVAEETPEPEEVVAEETPEPEEVVPVAAVEVPEAEASAAVEVPEAEAFAAVEAPEAEASAEEGPIVEEFSPEEAAPVEEAEPVEAELPAAEEVAVVVEEAPVEEAPVEEAPVEEAPVEEAPVEEAPVEEAPVEEAPVEEAPVEEAPEMEEPAAEEPPAAKEAVETAQVSEDEALVVEAAMLAAASALDVEAVEAEAAPAEEVKEALFTSCHQCEAPASEADVAVTPMEVVEAASVGEVEAPPAGVEEAVVEGEAVEVTAEELATDWPAEVTAEERATDWPAEVTAEAVEEAKVEGETARPVKRSCSVM, from the exons ATGTTTTTCTGTAGATCGGCTTGGCGGAGACTGGGGCTCCTGGCACGAATGGCAGTCGCCCTGCCTTTATCCAGAAATG TGGTTCCAGTGCGGCAGATGTCCGTCGGGATCCCCGGTGGCTCTGCCACCAACGTGGCGTACGCCGTTCTGTGTGGAGGAGGCCTCACTGCCGCTGTGGTCTAC GCTTACAAGACAGTGAATGGTGACAGTGAGCGGTACAATGACCGACTCGCCGAGATGAACTCGAGGCCCAAGG AAGCAGCACCAGCAGCAGAGGAAGCAGCACCAGCAGCAGAGGAAGCAGCACCAGCAGCAGAGGAAGCAGCACCAGCAGCAGAGGAAGTAGAATCCCCAGAAGAACCGGCACCAGTAGAAGCAGAGGTGTTAGCCGAGGTGGTCGCTGAGGCGCCTGCAGCAGCAGAGGAAGTCGTGGCAGAGGTCGCTGTCCTAGAGGCGGTTGCAGAGGTTGCTGCGGAACCAGAGGTCGTCGCAGTTGAGGAAGCGCCCGCAGTGGAAGTTGCCATGGTTACGGAAGAAGCTCCACCGGAGGCTGACGCAGAGGCCGTCATCGAGGACGTCGCAGATGCGGCTCCTGGCGTCGTGGAAGAGGTCGTTGCCGTGGAGGCCGCCG ATGCTGTGTCTGACATCACGTCTGCCTCCATGAAGCTCCTGGCCAGCTCTGAGATCGCTGCTGCCTCGGTAGCTGAGAGGAGGCTCATGCACGCCGTCCAACACCTAGAAGACCGGCCTGAAGAATCCTCACTCGCTCCCGCCGAGGACATTCTAGATTCCCTGGAGGTTCCTGAAGCTAAGGTAGAGGAGGAAGTATTATCTGTGGAGGCGGAAGTGGCAGAAGCACCAGCTGCAGAAGTCTTGGAAACTGAAGAGCCCAAACCAGAAGAGGAGGCTGTTGTTGCTGCCCCTAATGTCACAGAGGAAGTGGTTGCTGAGGAGACCCCTGAGCCAGAGGAAGTGGTTGCGGAGGAGACCCCTGAGCCAGAGGAAGTAGTTCCGGTCGCCGCTGTGGAAGTACCTGAGGCTGAGGCTTCTGCCGCTGTGGAAGTACCTGAGGCTGAGGCTTTTGCCGCTGTGGAAGCACCTGAGGCTGAGGCTTCTGCCGAGGAGGGACCAATAGTAGAGGAATTTTCCCCAGAAGAGGCTGCCCCAGTCGAAGAGGCTGAGCCAGTTGAGGCAGAGTTACCTGCAGCCGAagaggtagcagtagtagtagaggaaGCCCCAGTGGAGGAAGCCCCAGTGGAGGAAGCCCCAGTGGAGGAAGCCCCAGTAGAGGAAGCCCCAGTAGAGGAAGCCCCAGTAGAGGAAGCCCCAGTAGAGGAAGCCCCAGTAGAGGAAGCCCCAGTAGAGGAAGCCCCAGAAATGGAGGAACCAGCAGCAGAGGAACCACCAGCGGCAAAGGAGGCTGTGGAGACAGCCCAAGTGTCTGAGGATGAGGCGCTCGTCGTGGAGGCGGCGATGCTGGCAGCAGCCTCAGCCCTGGATGTCGAGGCAGTGGAGGCAGAGGCAGCCCCGGCTGAGGAAGTCAAGGAGGCCCTCTTCACTTCATGCCACCAATGTGAAGCCCCAGCTTCTGAGGCTGATGTGGCAGTCACCCCCATGGAGGTTGTAGAGGCTGCGTCTGTGGGGGAAGTAGAGGCTCCCCCTGCTGGTGTGGAGGAGGCAGTCGTCGAGGGTGAGGCAGTGGAGGTGACCGCAGAGGAGCTCGCCACCGATTGGCCTGCTGAGGTGACCGCAGAGGAGCGCGCCACCGATTGGCCTGCTGAGGTGACCGCAGAGGCAGTGGAGGAAGCCAAGGTGGAAG GAGAGACTGCCAGGCCAGTAAAGAGGTCCTGCTCAGTGATGTGA
- the LOC139419134 gene encoding fibrous sheath CABYR-binding protein-like isoform X2 translates to MFFCRSAWRRLGLLARMAVALPLSRNVVPVRQMSVGIPGGSATNVAYAVLCGGGLTAAVVYAYKTVNGDSERYNDRLAEMNSRPKEAAPAAEEAAPAAEEAAPAAEEAAPAAEEVESPEEPAPVEAEVLAEVVAEAPAAAEEVVAEVAVLEAVAEVAAEPEVVAVEEAPAVEVAMVTEEAPPEADAEAVIEDVADAAPGVVEEVVAVEAADAVSDITSASMKLLASSEIAAASVAERRLMHAVQHLEDRPEESSLAPAEDILDSLEVPEAKVEEEVLSVEAEVAEAPAAEVLETEEPKPEEEAVVAAPNVTEEVVAEETPEPEEVVAEETPEPEEVVPVAAVEVPEAEASAAVEVPEAEAFAAVEAPEAEASAEEGPIVEEFSPEEAAPVEEAEPVEAELPAAEEVAVVVEEAPVEEAPVEEAPVEEAPVEEAPVEEAPVEEAPVEEAPVEEAPVEEAPEMEEPAAEEPPAAKEAVETAQVSEDEALVVEAAMLAAASALDVEAVEAEAAPAEEVKEALFTSCHQCEAPASEADVAVTPMEVVEAASVGEVEAPPAGVEEAVVEGEAVEVTAEELATDWPAEVTAEERATDWPAEVTAEAVEEAKVEGAQSMSLMLLTAQS, encoded by the exons ATGTTTTTCTGTAGATCGGCTTGGCGGAGACTGGGGCTCCTGGCACGAATGGCAGTCGCCCTGCCTTTATCCAGAAATG TGGTTCCAGTGCGGCAGATGTCCGTCGGGATCCCCGGTGGCTCTGCCACCAACGTGGCGTACGCCGTTCTGTGTGGAGGAGGCCTCACTGCCGCTGTGGTCTAC GCTTACAAGACAGTGAATGGTGACAGTGAGCGGTACAATGACCGACTCGCCGAGATGAACTCGAGGCCCAAGG AAGCAGCACCAGCAGCAGAGGAAGCAGCACCAGCAGCAGAGGAAGCAGCACCAGCAGCAGAGGAAGCAGCACCAGCAGCAGAGGAAGTAGAATCCCCAGAAGAACCGGCACCAGTAGAAGCAGAGGTGTTAGCCGAGGTGGTCGCTGAGGCGCCTGCAGCAGCAGAGGAAGTCGTGGCAGAGGTCGCTGTCCTAGAGGCGGTTGCAGAGGTTGCTGCGGAACCAGAGGTCGTCGCAGTTGAGGAAGCGCCCGCAGTGGAAGTTGCCATGGTTACGGAAGAAGCTCCACCGGAGGCTGACGCAGAGGCCGTCATCGAGGACGTCGCAGATGCGGCTCCTGGCGTCGTGGAAGAGGTCGTTGCCGTGGAGGCCGCCG ATGCTGTGTCTGACATCACGTCTGCCTCCATGAAGCTCCTGGCCAGCTCTGAGATCGCTGCTGCCTCGGTAGCTGAGAGGAGGCTCATGCACGCCGTCCAACACCTAGAAGACCGGCCTGAAGAATCCTCACTCGCTCCCGCCGAGGACATTCTAGATTCCCTGGAGGTTCCTGAAGCTAAGGTAGAGGAGGAAGTATTATCTGTGGAGGCGGAAGTGGCAGAAGCACCAGCTGCAGAAGTCTTGGAAACTGAAGAGCCCAAACCAGAAGAGGAGGCTGTTGTTGCTGCCCCTAATGTCACAGAGGAAGTGGTTGCTGAGGAGACCCCTGAGCCAGAGGAAGTGGTTGCGGAGGAGACCCCTGAGCCAGAGGAAGTAGTTCCGGTCGCCGCTGTGGAAGTACCTGAGGCTGAGGCTTCTGCCGCTGTGGAAGTACCTGAGGCTGAGGCTTTTGCCGCTGTGGAAGCACCTGAGGCTGAGGCTTCTGCCGAGGAGGGACCAATAGTAGAGGAATTTTCCCCAGAAGAGGCTGCCCCAGTCGAAGAGGCTGAGCCAGTTGAGGCAGAGTTACCTGCAGCCGAagaggtagcagtagtagtagaggaaGCCCCAGTGGAGGAAGCCCCAGTGGAGGAAGCCCCAGTGGAGGAAGCCCCAGTAGAGGAAGCCCCAGTAGAGGAAGCCCCAGTAGAGGAAGCCCCAGTAGAGGAAGCCCCAGTAGAGGAAGCCCCAGTAGAGGAAGCCCCAGAAATGGAGGAACCAGCAGCAGAGGAACCACCAGCGGCAAAGGAGGCTGTGGAGACAGCCCAAGTGTCTGAGGATGAGGCGCTCGTCGTGGAGGCGGCGATGCTGGCAGCAGCCTCAGCCCTGGATGTCGAGGCAGTGGAGGCAGAGGCAGCCCCGGCTGAGGAAGTCAAGGAGGCCCTCTTCACTTCATGCCACCAATGTGAAGCCCCAGCTTCTGAGGCTGATGTGGCAGTCACCCCCATGGAGGTTGTAGAGGCTGCGTCTGTGGGGGAAGTAGAGGCTCCCCCTGCTGGTGTGGAGGAGGCAGTCGTCGAGGGTGAGGCAGTGGAGGTGACCGCAGAGGAGCTCGCCACCGATTGGCCTGCTGAGGTGACCGCAGAGGAGCGCGCCACCGATTGGCCTGCTGAGGTGACCGCAGAGGCAGTGGAGGAAGCCAAGGTGGAAG GTGCACAGAGTATGAGCCTGATGTTGCTGACAGCCCAGTCCTGA
- the LOC139419134 gene encoding fibrous sheath CABYR-binding protein-like isoform X3, which translates to MFFCRSAWRRLGLLARMAVALPLSRNVVPVRQMSVGIPGGSATNVAYAVLCGGGLTAAVVYAYKTVNGDSERYNDRLAEMNSRPKAPAAEEAAPAAEEAAPAAEEAAPAAEEVESPEEPAPVEAEVLAEVVAEAPAAAEEVVAEVAVLEAVAEVAAEPEVVAVEEAPAVEVAMVTEEAPPEADAEAVIEDVADAAPGVVEEVVAVEAADAVSDITSASMKLLASSEIAAASVAERRLMHAVQHLEDRPEESSLAPAEDILDSLEVPEAKVEEEVLSVEAEVAEAPAAEVLETEEPKPEEEAVVAAPNVTEEVVAEETPEPEEVVAEETPEPEEVVPVAAVEVPEAEASAAVEVPEAEAFAAVEAPEAEASAEEGPIVEEFSPEEAAPVEEAEPVEAELPAAEEVAVVVEEAPVEEAPVEEAPVEEAPVEEAPVEEAPVEEAPVEEAPVEEAPVEEAPEMEEPAAEEPPAAKEAVETAQVSEDEALVVEAAMLAAASALDVEAVEAEAAPAEEVKEALFTSCHQCEAPASEADVAVTPMEVVEAASVGEVEAPPAGVEEAVVEGEAVEVTAEELATDWPAEVTAEERATDWPAEVTAEAVEEAKVEGETARPVKRSCSVM; encoded by the exons ATGTTTTTCTGTAGATCGGCTTGGCGGAGACTGGGGCTCCTGGCACGAATGGCAGTCGCCCTGCCTTTATCCAGAAATG TGGTTCCAGTGCGGCAGATGTCCGTCGGGATCCCCGGTGGCTCTGCCACCAACGTGGCGTACGCCGTTCTGTGTGGAGGAGGCCTCACTGCCGCTGTGGTCTAC GCTTACAAGACAGTGAATGGTGACAGTGAGCGGTACAATGACCGACTCGCCGAGATGAACTCGAGGCCCAAGG CACCAGCAGCAGAGGAAGCAGCACCAGCAGCAGAGGAAGCAGCACCAGCAGCAGAGGAAGCAGCACCAGCAGCAGAGGAAGTAGAATCCCCAGAAGAACCGGCACCAGTAGAAGCAGAGGTGTTAGCCGAGGTGGTCGCTGAGGCGCCTGCAGCAGCAGAGGAAGTCGTGGCAGAGGTCGCTGTCCTAGAGGCGGTTGCAGAGGTTGCTGCGGAACCAGAGGTCGTCGCAGTTGAGGAAGCGCCCGCAGTGGAAGTTGCCATGGTTACGGAAGAAGCTCCACCGGAGGCTGACGCAGAGGCCGTCATCGAGGACGTCGCAGATGCGGCTCCTGGCGTCGTGGAAGAGGTCGTTGCCGTGGAGGCCGCCG ATGCTGTGTCTGACATCACGTCTGCCTCCATGAAGCTCCTGGCCAGCTCTGAGATCGCTGCTGCCTCGGTAGCTGAGAGGAGGCTCATGCACGCCGTCCAACACCTAGAAGACCGGCCTGAAGAATCCTCACTCGCTCCCGCCGAGGACATTCTAGATTCCCTGGAGGTTCCTGAAGCTAAGGTAGAGGAGGAAGTATTATCTGTGGAGGCGGAAGTGGCAGAAGCACCAGCTGCAGAAGTCTTGGAAACTGAAGAGCCCAAACCAGAAGAGGAGGCTGTTGTTGCTGCCCCTAATGTCACAGAGGAAGTGGTTGCTGAGGAGACCCCTGAGCCAGAGGAAGTGGTTGCGGAGGAGACCCCTGAGCCAGAGGAAGTAGTTCCGGTCGCCGCTGTGGAAGTACCTGAGGCTGAGGCTTCTGCCGCTGTGGAAGTACCTGAGGCTGAGGCTTTTGCCGCTGTGGAAGCACCTGAGGCTGAGGCTTCTGCCGAGGAGGGACCAATAGTAGAGGAATTTTCCCCAGAAGAGGCTGCCCCAGTCGAAGAGGCTGAGCCAGTTGAGGCAGAGTTACCTGCAGCCGAagaggtagcagtagtagtagaggaaGCCCCAGTGGAGGAAGCCCCAGTGGAGGAAGCCCCAGTGGAGGAAGCCCCAGTAGAGGAAGCCCCAGTAGAGGAAGCCCCAGTAGAGGAAGCCCCAGTAGAGGAAGCCCCAGTAGAGGAAGCCCCAGTAGAGGAAGCCCCAGAAATGGAGGAACCAGCAGCAGAGGAACCACCAGCGGCAAAGGAGGCTGTGGAGACAGCCCAAGTGTCTGAGGATGAGGCGCTCGTCGTGGAGGCGGCGATGCTGGCAGCAGCCTCAGCCCTGGATGTCGAGGCAGTGGAGGCAGAGGCAGCCCCGGCTGAGGAAGTCAAGGAGGCCCTCTTCACTTCATGCCACCAATGTGAAGCCCCAGCTTCTGAGGCTGATGTGGCAGTCACCCCCATGGAGGTTGTAGAGGCTGCGTCTGTGGGGGAAGTAGAGGCTCCCCCTGCTGGTGTGGAGGAGGCAGTCGTCGAGGGTGAGGCAGTGGAGGTGACCGCAGAGGAGCTCGCCACCGATTGGCCTGCTGAGGTGACCGCAGAGGAGCGCGCCACCGATTGGCCTGCTGAGGTGACCGCAGAGGCAGTGGAGGAAGCCAAGGTGGAAG GAGAGACTGCCAGGCCAGTAAAGAGGTCCTGCTCAGTGATGTGA